One window of the Saccopteryx leptura isolate mSacLep1 chromosome 9, mSacLep1_pri_phased_curated, whole genome shotgun sequence genome contains the following:
- the ANKRD11 gene encoding ankyrin repeat domain-containing protein 11 isoform X1 yields the protein MPKGGCSKTPQQEEFSLSNDMVEKQTGKKDKDKVSLTKTPKLDRSDGGKEVRERATKRKLPFTVGANGEQKDSDTEKQGPERKRIKKEPVTRKAGLLFGMGLSGIRAGYPLSERQQVALLMQMTAEESANSPVDTTPKHPSQSTVCQKGTPNSASKTKDKVNKRNERGETRLHRAAIRGDARRIKELISEGADVNVKDFAGWTALHEACNRGYYDVAKQLLAAGAEVNTKGLDDDTPLHDAANNGHYKVVKLLLRYGGNPQQSNRKGETPLKVANSPTMVNLLLGKGTYTSSEESSTESSEEEDAPSFAPSSSVDGNNTDSEFEKGLKHKAKNPEPQKTVTPVKDEYEFDEDDEQDRVPPVDDKHLLKKDYRKETKSNSFISIPKMEVKSYTKNNTIAPKKAAHRILSDTSDEEDISVTVGTGEKLRLSAHTVLPSNKTREPSNSKQQKEKNKVKKKRKKETKGKEVRFGKRSDKFCSSESDSESSESGEDDRDSVGSPGCLKESPLVLKDPSLFSSLSASSTSSHGSSTTQKHNPSHTDQHAKHWRTDNWKTISSPAWSEVSSLSDSTRTRLTSESDCSSEGSSVESLKPVRKRQDHRKRGSLQSALSEKKSSFHPSVDGAIPKLDKEGKVVKKHKTKHKHKNKEKGLCSVSQELKLKSFTYEYEDSKQRSDKAILLDNDISTENKLKVLKHDRDHFKKEDKLSKMKSEEKEWLFKDDIIKVSKDEKSLKRIKDMNKDISRSFREEKDRSNKAEKEKLVKEKSPKEEKLRLYKEERKKKSKDRPSKLEKKNDFKEDKISKEKEKTFREDKEKLKKEKIYREDCAFDDYCNKSQFLDNEDSKFSLSDDQQDRWFSDLSDSSFDFKGEDSWDSPVTDYRDIKNDSVARLILETVKEDNKEKKRENKNREKRDYSEKRDKDAFFRKKDRDYLDKNSEKRKDQIEKHKSIPSYLSEKEKKRRESADGGRDRKDRDLSDICRDRKDPLESGKERKDGRVKAEEAYREDLKEYSCESIFKDRSDCDFGKSLESWERHHPVREKEKKDGLEKEKKEKIKLEKYKDKSNDKDKNEKSILEKQKDKEFDKCFKEKKDSKEKHKDIHSKEKERKSSLDQIKEKKEKSFPGIISEDFSEKKDEKKGKEKSWYIADIFTDESEDEKDDYTASGFKIGETNEVQRADSLQEKDDGREPYPSDRHRKHCADRQHLEKQKEKELKEKKKEKGATEGGKDKKEKVFEKHKEKKDKESTEKYKDRKDRTSVDSTQEKKNKQKPSEKVEKKPSAEDKAKSRHRERPDKEHCRERKVSKSAEMEKSLLEKLEEETLHEYREDSNDKISEVSSDSFTDRGQEPGLSTLLEVSFTEPPEERVKENCPQEKLKEKERHRHSSSSSKKSHDRERVKKEKSEKKEKSDDYKDIGSRKDSSQYEKDFLDADAYGISYSTKTDIEDELDKAIELFSTEKKDKNDSEREPSKKIEKELKPYGSSAINILKERKRREKHREKWRDEKERHRDKHGDGLLRHHKDEHKPAAKDKDSPPSTFKDKSKDESLKLSETKLKEKFKENLEKEKGDSVKISNGNDKLPPSKDPGKKDVRPREKLLGDGDLMMTSFERMLSQKDLEIEERHKRHKERMKQMEKMRHRSGDPKLKERMKPGEDLRKKSLDVPPKKPLGLDPALKDKKLKELAPAPAVPENKPHSGPAVDARDWLAGPHMKEVLPASPRPDQNRPTGVPTPASLVSGPSYEEAMHTPRTPSCSADDYPDLIFDCTDPPPVSSTATSACSPSFFDRFSVAASGISETPSQTPTRPLCTNLYRSVSVDIRRTPEEEFSIGDKLFRQQSVPTASSYDSPGQHLEDKVPVPSGPSEKFACLSPGYYSPDYGIPSPKVDTLHCPPTAVVTTTPSPEGAFSGLQAKSPTSHRDELLAPSMEGALPPDLGIPLDATEDQQATAAIIPPEPSYLEPLDEGPFSTVITEDPVEWAHPASSEQGLSSSLMGSTPENPVTWTMGSDLMLKSPQRFPESPKHFCPTESLHPAAPGPFGTTDPPYPVSPVPYPLSVPEPGLEEVKDASAEVIPATISTAEEPASFTPSSRLESFFSNCKSLPEAPPDVPPEPACMTTVAQVEALGPLENTFLENGHSLSALSQVEPVPWPDAFPNSEDDLDLGPFSLPELPLQTKDVSDIETEPVEESSLVSPESTPAGVPVVLNGGDVAASAAEEQLVLSTDQAATRLHAEPEPSPSEGPKPDMILEATVEEEAMSEGRAPEASDSSLGPTPAPPEQHPPGSSGDEEAEGPGSLAVSHSTPEPLGDSPAQAQVVNGAGPHDSAGLESLPGSIQPETTEPEPRPTAEAPKAPKVEEIPQRMTRNRAQMLANQNKQSSPPSEKEPVPAPTPRTKGRGSEEEDPQAQHPRKRRFQRSSQQLQQQMNTSTQQTREVIQQTLAAIVDAIKLDDIEPYHSDRSNPYFEYLQIRKKIEEKRKILCYITPQAPQCYAEYVTYTGSYLLDGKPLSKLHIPVIAPPPSLAEPLKELFKQQEAVRGKLRLQHSIEREKLIVSCEQEILRVHCRAARTIANQAVPFSACTMLLDSEVYNMPLESQGDENKSVRDRFNARQFISWLQDVDDKYDRMKTCLLMRQQHEAAALNAVQRMEWQLKVQELDPAGHKSLCVNEVPSFYVPMVDVNDDFVLLPA from the exons AGAAGCAGGGTCCTGAACGGAAGAGGATCAAGAAGGAGCCTGTTACCCGGAAGGCCGGGCTGCTGTTTGGCATGGGGCTGTCTGGGATCCGTGCCGGCTACCCCCTCTCTGAACGCCAGCAGGTGGCTCTCCTCATGCAGATGACAGCTGAAGAGTCTGCAAACAGCCCAG TAGATACAACACCAAAGCATCCCTCCCAGTCGACAGTGTGTCAGAAGGGGACTCCTAATTCTGCCTCAAAAACCAAAGATAAAGTGAACAAGAGAAATGAGCGTGGAGAGACCCGCCTGCATCGAGCTGCCATCCGGGGAGATGCTCGGCGCATCAAGGAACTCATCAGTGAGGGTGCGGATGTCAACGTCAAAGACTTTGCAG GCTGGACAGCGCTGCATGAGGCATGTAACCGGGGCTACTATGACGTTGCCAAGCAGTTGCTGGCTGCAGGTGCAGAGGTGAACACCAAGGGCCTGGATGATGATACGCCCCTGCATGATGCTGCCAACAATGGGCACTACAAG GTGGTGAAACTGCTGCTGCGATATGGAGGGAATCCTCAGCAGAGTAACCGAAAGGGCGAGACGCCGCTGAAGGTGGCCAACTCTCCGACCATGGTGAACCTCCTGTTGGGCAAGGGCACCTACACGTCCAGTGAGGAGAGCTCGACTG AGAGCTCAGAAGAGGAAGATGCCCCATCATTCGCACCTTCAAGTTCAGTTGATGGAAATAATACGGACTCTGAGTTTGAAAAAGGCCTAAAGCACAAGGCTAAGAATCCAGAGCCTCAGAAAACTGTGACCCCTGTCAAGGATGAGTATGAATTTGACGAGGATGACGAGCAGGACAGAGTCCCTCCAGTGGATGACAAACACTTACTGAAAAAGGATTACAGAAAAGAGACTAAatcaaatagttttatttctatacCCAAAATGGAAGTGAAAAGTTACACTAAAAATAACACGATTGCACCAAAGAAAGCAGCTCATCGCATCTTGTCAGACACCTCAGATGAGGAGGACATCAGTGTCACTGTGGGGACAGGAGAGAAGTTGAGACTCTCTGCACACACAGTATTGCCCAGTAATAAAACACGGGAACCTTCTAATTCCAAgcagcagaaggaaaaaaataaagtgaaaaagaagcgaaagaaagaaacaaaaggcaaagAAGTGCGGTTTGGGAAAAGGAGTGACAAGTTCTGTTCCTCTGAGTCAGACAGTGAGTCGTCAGAGAGTGGCGAGGATGACAGGGACTCAGTAGGAAGCCCTGGCTGCCTCAAGGAGTCCCCTCTGGTGCTGAAGGACCCTTCCCTGTTCAGTTCCTTGTCTGCTTCTTCCACCTCGTCTCATGGGAGCTCCACCACCCAGAAGCATAACCCCAGCCACACAGACCAGCATGCCAAACACTGGCGGACAGATAATTGGAAAACCATTTCTTCTCCTGCCTGGTCAGAGGTCAGCTCCTTATCAGACTCCACGAGAACGCGACTGACCAGCGAGTCGGACTGTTCCTCTGAGGGCTCCAGTGTGGAGTCTCTGAAGCCGGTGAGGAAAAGGCAGGACCATAGGAAGCGGGGCAGCCTACAGAGTGCTCTGTCAGAGAAGAAGAGCTCCTTCCACCCCAGTGTGGATGGCGCCATTCCTAAGCTAGACAAAGAGGGGAAAGTGGTCAAGAAACACAAAAcgaaacacaaacacaaaaacaaggaGAAAGGACTTTGTTCAGTCAGTCAGGAGCTCAAATTGAAAAGTTTCACTTATGAATATGAGGACTCAAAGCAAAGGTCAGACAAAGCTATACTTTTAGACAATGATATTTCCACTGAAAACAAGTTGAAAGTATTAAAACACGATAGAGACCACTTTAAGAAAGAAGATAAGCTTAGCAAAATGaagtcagaagaaaaagaatggctCTTTAAAGATGACATAATAAAGGTCTCTAAAGATGAAAAGTCACTCAAGAGAATCAAAGACATGAACAAAGATATCAGCAGATCTTTCCGAGAAGAAAAAGATCGTTCAAATAAAGCAGAAAAGGAGAAATTGGTAAAGGAAAAGTCTCCAAAAGAGGAAAAACTGAGACTatacaaagaggaaagaaagaaaaagtccaaGGACAGGCCCtcaaaattagagaaaaagaatgattttaaagaggacaaaatttcaaaagagaaggaaaagactttcagagaagataaagaaaaactcaaaaaagaaaaaatttacaggGAAGATTGTGCTTTTGATGACTATTGTAACAAAAGTCAGTTTCTGGACAATGAAGATAGCAAATTTAGCCTTTCTGATGATCAGCAAGATCGGTGGTTTTCTGATTTGTCTGATTCATCCTTTGATTTCAAAGGGGAAGATAGTTGGGATTCTCCAGTGACAGACTATAGGGACATTAAAAATGACTCTGTGGCCAGACTGATCTTGGAAACAGTGAAAGAAGACAATAAGGAGAAGAAGCGGGAAAACAAAAACCGGGAGAAGCGAGACTACAGTGAAAAACGTGACAAAGATGCTTTCtttagaaagaaagacagagactaTTTGGATAAAAACTCTGAGAAGAGAAAAGACCAAATTGAAAAGCATAAAAGTATTCCCAGCTATCTTTccgaaaaggagaaaaagaggagagagtctGCTGATGgcgggagagacaggaaggacagGGATCTGAGCGACATCTGCAGGGACAGGAAGGACCCTCTCGAGAGTGGCAAGGAGCGGAAAGATGGCAGAGTGAAGGCCGAAGAGGCATATAGGGAGGACCTGAAGGAGTATAGCTGTGAAAGCATCTTCAAAGACAGGTCTGACTGTGACTTTGGGAAGAGTCTGGAGTCTTGGGAAAGGCATCAtccagtgagagagaaggaaaagaaagacggccttgagaaggagaagaaggaaaaaatcaaattagaaaaatacaaagataagtccaatgacaaagataaaaatgaaaaatctatccttgaaaaacagaaagacaaagaatttgataaatgttttaaagaaaaaaaagactctaaAGAAAAGCATAAAGATATACAtagcaaagaaaaggaaagaaaatcatcTCTTgaccaaattaaagaaaaaaaggagaagagttTCCCTGGAATTATCTCAGAAgacttctctgaaaaaaaagatgaaaaaaagggTAAAGAGAAAAGCTGGTATATTGCAGATATATTCACAGATGAAAGTGAAGATGAAAAGGATGATTATACAGCAAGTGGATTTAAAATTGGAGAGACCAATGAAGTACAGAGGGCAGACAGCCTGCAGGAAAAAGACGATGGGAGGGAGCCATACCCCTCAGACAGACACCGGAAGCACTGTGCTGACAGACAGCAtttggagaagcagaaagagaaagaactcaaagaaaagaaaaaggaaaaaggagccACAGAAGGGGggaaagacaagaaagaaaaagtctttgaaaagcacaaagaaaagaaagataaagaatctacagaaaaatacaaggacAGGAAAGACCGAACTTCAGTTGATTCtactcaggaaaagaaaaacaaacagaaaccctCTGAGAAGGTAGAGAAGAAGCCTTCTGCCGAAGACAAGGCCAAGAGCAGGCACAGGGAGAGGCCAGATAAGGAGCActgcagagagaggaaggtgtcAAAAAGTGCTGAGATGGAGAAGAGCCTACTGGAAAAGTTAGAAGAAGAAACTCTGCATGAGTACAGGGAAGACTCCAATGACAAGATCAGTGAGGTGTCCTCTGACAGTTTCACTGACCGAGGGCAGGAACCAGGCCTGAGTACTCTCCTGGAGGTGTCTTTCACAGAGCCTCCAGAAGAGAGGGTAAAGGAGAACTGTCCACAGGAGaaactgaaggagaaagaaaggcacaGGCACTCTTCATCATCATCCAAGAAAAGTCACGACCGAGAGAGAGTCAAGAAAGAGAagtctgagaaaaaagaaaagagtgatgACTATAAGGACATCGGCAGCAGGAAGGACTCCAGCCAATATGAAAAGGACTTCTTGGATGCTGATGCTTATGGTATTTCTTATAGTACAAAAACTGACATAGAAGATGAATTAGATAAAGCCATTGAATTGTTTTctacagaaaagaaagataaaaatgattCTGAAAGAGAACCTtccaagaaaatagaaaaggaactAAAGCCTTATGGATCTAGTGCCATCAACATCctaaaggagaggaagagacgaGAGAAACACcgagagaaatggagagatgagaaggagaGACACAGGGATAAGCACGGAGATGGGCTCCTGAGACATCACAAGGATGAGCACAAGCCTGCAGCCAAAGACAAGGACAGTCCTCCAAGTACCTTTAAAGATAAGTCCAAGGACGAAAGCCTGAAACTCAGTGAGactaaattgaaggagaaattcaaggaaaatctagagaaagaaaaaggtgacTCTGTAAAGATCAGCAATGGAAATGATAAGTTGCCTCCATCCAAAGACCCAGGCAAGAAGGATGTTAGGCCCAGAGAAAAGCTTCTGGGAGATGGCGATCTGATGATGACCAGCTTTGAGAGAATGCTCTCACAGAAAGACCTGGAGATTGAAGAACGCCACAAACGGcacaaagaaagaatgaaacagaTGGAGAAGATGAGGCACAGGTCTGGAGACCCTAAGCTCAAGGAGAGGATGAAGCCAGGTGAGGACTTGCGGAAGAAGAGTCTGGATGTCCCTCCAAAGAAGCCGCTGGGGCTGGACCCTGCCCTTAaagacaaaaaactcaaggagttGGCTCCTGCTCCAGCAGTCCCCGAGAATAAGCCCCACTCGGGACCAGCTGTGGATGCCAGAGACTGGTTGGCAGGACCTCATATGAAAGAGGTCTTGCCCGCTTCCCCCAGGCCTGACCAGAACCGGCCCACTGGGGTGCCCACCCCTGCATCCTTGGTGTCCGGCCCTAGCTATGAGGAGGCAATGCACACGCCCAGGACCCCATCCTGCAGCGCTGACGACTATCCCGACCTCATATTTGACTGCACAGATCCCCCACCTGTCTCCAGCACGGCCACCAGCGCctgctccccctctttctttGATAGATTCTCTGTGGCAGCAAGCGGGATTTCCGAAACCCCAAGCCAGACGCCTACAAGGCCTCTGTGCACAAACCTTTATCGTTCAGTCTCTGTTGATATCAGGAGGACTCCTGAAGAAGAATTCAGCATTGGGGACAAGCTGTTTAGACAGCAGAGTGTCCCTACTGCATCCAGTTATGACTCACCAGGGCAGCACTTGGAAGACAAGGTCCCTGTGCCCTCAGGTCCCTCGGAGAAGTTTGCTTGCTTGTCTCCAGGGTACTACTCTCCAGACTATGGCATCCCCTCCCCCAAGGTAGACACTCTGCACTGCCCGCCCACGGCTGTGgtcaccaccaccccctccccagagGGTGCTTTCTCTGGTTTACAGGCAAAATCCCCCACTTCACACAGAGATGAGCTGTTGGCCCCATCCATGGAGGGGGCCCTTCCCCCTGACTTGGGTATTCCCCTGGATGCTACGGAGGACCAGCAGGCCACCGCTGCCATCATCCCCCCAGAGCCCAGTTATCTGGAGCCCCTGGACGAGGGCCCCTTCAGCACAGTgatcacagaggacccagttgagtgggctcatcctgcttcCTCAGAGCAGGGCCTCTCTTCCAGTCTAATGGGGAGCACCCCCGAAAACCCTGTCACCTGGACCATGGGGTCAGACCTTATGCTTAAGTCTCCACAGCGATTCCCTGAGTCTCCAAAACATTTCTGCCCTACCGAGTCCCTCCACCCCGCTGCCCCTGGGCCCTTTGGCACCACAGATCCGCCTTATCCGGTCTCCCCTGTCCCATACCCTCTATCGGTCCCTGAGCCAGGACTTGAGGAAGTCAAAGATGCTTCAGCAGAAGTAATCCCAGCCACCATCTCCACTGCAGAAGAACCAGCTTCTTTCACCCCTTCCTCCAGGCTGGAGTCCTTTTTCAGTAACTGCAAATCACTTCCTGAAGCACCCCCTGATGTGCCTCCAGAGCCTGCGTGTATGACTACTGTGGCTCAGGTGGAGGCTCTGGGGCCTCTGGAAAATACCTTCCTGGAAAATGGTCACAGTCTCTCTGCCCTGAGCCAGGTGGAACCAGTGCCCTGGCCCGATGCCTTCCCCAACTCTGAGGACGACCTGGACCTAGGGCCCTTCTCACTGCCAGAGCTTCCTCTGCAAACTAAAGATGTTTCTGATATCGAAACAGAACCTGTAGAAGAGAGTTCTCTTGTTTCCCCAGAAAGTACCCCTGCAGGGGTCCCTGTTGTCCTGAATGGTGGAGATGTGGCTGCATCAGCTGCTGAGGAACAGCTTGTGCTGTCTACTGACCAGGCAGCTACCCGGCTCCATGCTGAGCCTGAGCCCTCACCTTCAGAGGGGCCAAAGCCAGACATGATTCTGGAAGCCACGGTGGAAGAAGAGGCTATGTCAGAGGGGAGGGCCCCTGAGGCCTCTGACTCCAGCCTGGGACCCACACCAGCCCCGCCAGAGCAGCATCCACCAGGTAGTAGTGGAGATGAGGAGGCAGAAGGCCCAGGTTCTTTGGCAGTATCCCACAGCACACCTGAGCCCCTGGGGGACAGCCCTGCACAGGCACAGGTGGTAAACGGGGCTGGCCCCCATGACAGTGCTGGGCTTGAGAGTCTTCCAGGAAGTATCCAGCCTGAAACTACAGAACCAGAACCCAGacccacagccgaagctccaaAAGCCCCCAAAGTGGAGGAGATCCCCCAACGTATGACCAGAAACCGGGCTCAGATGCTGGCCAACCAGAACAAGCAGAGCTCACCTCCTTCTGAGAAGGAAcctgtccctgcccccacccctagAACGAAGGGTCGAGGCTCAGAGGAGGAGGATCCCCAGGCCCAGCACCCGCGCAAACGCCGCTTTCAGCGCTCcagccagcagctgcagcagcagaTGAACACGTCCACGCAGCAGACACGGGAGGTGATCCAGCAGACTCTCGCAGCCATTGTCGATGCCATAAAGCTGGACGATATTGAGCCCTACCACAGTGACAGATCCAACCCATACTTTGAATACTTGCAGATCAGGAAGAAGattgaggagaagaggaagatcCTCTGCTACATCACCCCGCAGGCGCCCCAGTGCTATGCTGAGTATGTCACCTACACAGGCTCCTACCTCCTAGACGGCAAACCGCTCAGCAAGCTGCACATCCCTGTG ATTGCACCCCCTCCTTCCCTGGCGGAACCCCTGAAGGAGCTGTTCAAGCAGCAGGAGGCCGTAAGGGGGAAGTTGCGCCTACAGCACAGCATTGAGCGG GAAAAGCTGATTGTCTCCTGCGAACAGGAGATCTTGCGGGTTCACTGCCGGGCAGCAAGGACCATTGCAAACCAGGCGGTGCCATTTAGCGCCTGCACCATGCTGCTGGACTCTGAGGTCTACAACATGCCTCTGGAAAGCCAG GGTGATGAGAATAAGTCTGTGCGAGATCGGTTCAATGCCCGCCAGTTCATCTCCTGGCTCCAGGATGTGGATGACAAGTATGACCGCATGAAG ACGTGTCTCCTGATGCGGCAGCAACATGAGGCTGCGGCCCTCAATGCTGTGCAGAGGATGGAGTGGCAGCTGAAGGTCCAGGAGCTGGACCCCGCCGGGCACAAGTCCTTGTGTGTGAATGAGGTGCCCTCCTTCTATGTGCCCATGGTAGATGTCAACGATGACTTCGTGCTTCTTCCAGCTTGA